The proteins below are encoded in one region of Chitinophagaceae bacterium:
- the rsmH gene encoding 16S rRNA (cytosine(1402)-N(4))-methyltransferase RsmH has product MNQYHIPVLLNELIDGLTPKPDGIYVDATYGGGGHSQALLSRLSSKGKIYAFDIDNDVTKNSIDDERITYIRGNFRYVKRFLRFHNVSKIDGLFADLGVSSYQIDTLERGFSTRFHGALDMRMNQESEVSAKEVLHTYSSDKLCFLFKNYGEMQRPKDIAQAICSYRINYPLETTEDFKTAIQKFAPRGKENQFFAQAFQSIRIEVNQELESLKELLMQSPELLLPGGKLAIISYHSLEDRLVKNFIGKGNLEGIDTKDFYGNKISYFTPMHKKPIYASEQEIQTNKRSRSAKLRIGILHI; this is encoded by the coding sequence ATGAATCAGTACCATATTCCCGTTTTGTTGAACGAATTAATAGATGGATTAACCCCTAAGCCCGATGGAATCTATGTAGATGCCACGTATGGAGGAGGAGGGCATTCTCAAGCACTGCTCTCGCGTCTATCAAGCAAAGGAAAAATTTATGCTTTTGATATAGATAATGATGTTACTAAAAATAGTATTGATGATGAGAGAATAACGTATATACGAGGAAATTTTAGATATGTGAAAAGGTTTTTAAGGTTTCATAATGTATCGAAGATAGATGGTCTTTTTGCAGATTTAGGAGTGTCCAGTTATCAAATAGATACTTTGGAGAGAGGGTTCAGCACCCGGTTTCACGGAGCATTGGATATGCGTATGAATCAAGAATCGGAAGTATCTGCAAAAGAAGTTCTGCATACTTATTCATCGGATAAGCTCTGCTTTCTTTTTAAAAATTATGGAGAAATGCAACGTCCTAAAGATATTGCTCAAGCCATTTGTTCTTATAGAATCAATTACCCATTAGAAACAACAGAAGACTTTAAAACTGCCATTCAAAAATTTGCTCCGAGAGGAAAAGAAAATCAATTTTTTGCACAGGCATTTCAATCTATTAGAATAGAGGTGAATCAAGAATTAGAATCTCTCAAAGAATTATTGATGCAATCACCCGAACTATTATTACCAGGAGGAAAGCTTGCCATAATCTCTTACCATTCATTGGAAGACAGATTGGTGAAAAATTTTATAGGGAAAGGGAACTTGGAAGGAATAGATACAAAAGATTTTTATGGAAATAAAATAAGTTACTTTACCCCAATGCATAAAAAACCCATTTATGCCTCAGAGCAGGAGATTCAAACAAATAAACGAAGCAGAAGTGCTAAATTACGAATAGGAATTCTTCATATATAA